The following are encoded together in the Pseudoxanthomonas sp. YR558 genome:
- a CDS encoding sigma-54 dependent transcriptional regulator: MPTILVIDDNLAVSTALEVLFSLHDIDTLHAESPAAGLALLREQPVDLVIQDMNFSEDTTSGAEGEQLFIDLRAEWPDMPVILLTAWTHLEAAVNLVKAGAADYVAKPWDDRKLLATVNTLLELTETRRELDRRRSRERRSRHQLEQKYDLRNLVFEDPASERVIALACQVARSDLPVLITGPNGAGKEKIAEIIQANSSVKQGPFVTLNCGALPSELIEAELFGADAGAYTGANKAREGKFEAADGGTLFLDEIGNLPLTGQMKLLRVLETGRFERLGSNRERKVAVRVISATNADLPTMIRDGSFREDLYYRLNAIELALPPLAERPGDILPLAERFRPDDKPLGESARAALLRHAWPGNVRELRNVIQRAGLLAMGERIEAGDLNLPRAAPVRTTVVAEPERADIEAAIARAGGVIAQAATDLGMSRQALYRRMERFGIKAT, encoded by the coding sequence ATGCCTACCATCCTCGTGATCGACGACAACCTGGCCGTCAGTACGGCGCTGGAAGTCCTGTTCTCCCTACACGACATCGACACCCTGCACGCCGAATCACCGGCGGCCGGCCTGGCGCTGCTGCGCGAGCAGCCGGTGGACCTGGTCATCCAGGACATGAACTTCAGCGAGGACACCACCTCCGGCGCGGAAGGCGAACAGCTGTTCATCGACCTGCGCGCCGAATGGCCCGACATGCCGGTGATCCTGCTGACCGCGTGGACGCATCTGGAAGCGGCGGTGAATCTGGTCAAGGCCGGTGCCGCCGACTACGTGGCCAAGCCCTGGGACGACCGCAAGCTGCTGGCCACGGTCAACACGCTGCTCGAACTGACCGAGACACGCCGCGAACTCGATCGCCGGCGCAGCCGCGAACGACGCAGCCGTCATCAGCTCGAACAGAAGTACGACCTGCGCAACCTCGTGTTCGAAGACCCCGCCAGCGAACGCGTGATCGCGCTCGCCTGCCAGGTGGCCCGCTCGGACCTGCCGGTGCTGATCACCGGGCCGAACGGGGCCGGCAAGGAGAAGATCGCCGAGATCATCCAGGCGAACTCCAGCGTGAAGCAGGGCCCGTTCGTGACCCTCAACTGCGGTGCGCTGCCGTCGGAACTGATCGAGGCCGAACTGTTCGGCGCGGACGCCGGCGCTTACACAGGCGCCAACAAGGCACGCGAGGGCAAGTTCGAAGCGGCCGACGGCGGCACGCTGTTCCTCGACGAGATCGGCAACCTGCCGCTGACCGGGCAGATGAAGTTGCTGCGCGTACTTGAAACCGGCCGCTTCGAGCGCCTAGGCTCCAACCGCGAGCGCAAGGTCGCCGTGCGCGTGATCAGCGCGACCAACGCGGACCTGCCGACGATGATCCGCGATGGCAGCTTCCGCGAAGACCTCTACTACCGACTCAACGCGATCGAGCTCGCACTCCCGCCGTTGGCCGAACGTCCCGGCGACATCCTGCCGCTGGCCGAACGCTTCCGCCCCGACGACAAGCCGCTCGGCGAGAGCGCTCGCGCCGCGCTGCTGCGGCACGCGTGGCCCGGCAACGTGCGCGAATTGCGCAACGTCATCCAGCGCGCGGGCTTGCTGGCGATGGGCGAGCGCATCGAAGCCGGCGACCTCAACCTGCCGCGGGCAGCGCCCGTGCGCACGACGGTCGTGGCCGAGCCCGAGCGTGCCGACATCGAGGCCGCGATCGCGCGTGCCGGCGGGGTGATCGCGCAGGCTGCCACTGACCTCGGCATGAGCCGGCAGGCGCTGTACCGGCGCATGGAACGCTTCGGCATCAAGGCCACATGA